The following coding sequences lie in one Crassostrea angulata isolate pt1a10 chromosome 10, ASM2561291v2, whole genome shotgun sequence genomic window:
- the LOC128167016 gene encoding uncharacterized protein LOC128167016 isoform X2, which yields MATNAQNRATLFECDTCHRLFRDMEEFANHACDDPGSGGYDVQTLQLEDESLDLEGEDGRPIEIAPDSSVLWTRPATLLLISQYRENEELVTSGKLRKKALWNKIAKVLREKGNCNFSAVQVEGRWKTLMRGLKNVKDHNKKSGAERRNHPYEEELEFMAAKPNVQPECVVGTENKSSPETKSSKEESDSDECKICMEDGKIAETVFVPCGHLIACMKCASNLAGNKCPMCRKQISKAIKVFKC from the exons ATGGCGACTAATGCGCAAAACAGAGCCACGCTCTTTGAATGTGATACATGTCACCGCCTTTTCCGAGACATGGAGGAGTTTGCAAACCATGCATGTGATGATCCCG GTAGTGGTGGATATGATGTTCAGACGCTTCAGCTGGAGGATGAAAGCCTAGATCTGGAAGGAGAAGATGGGAGGCCCATTGAGATTGCCCCAGACTCGTCAGTTCTTTGGACTAGACCTGCAACACTTCTATTAATCAGCCAATATAGGGAGAATGAGGAGTTGGTTACAAGTGGGAAGTTAAGAAAGAAAGCCTTATGGAACAAAATTGCCAAAGTACTAAGAGAAAAGGGAAACTGTAACTTTAGTGCAGTGCAGGTGGAAGGGAGGTGGAAGACTTTGATGAGAGGTTTGAAGAATGTTAAAGATCACAACAAAAAAAGTGGGGCAGAAAGAAGAAATCACCCTTATGAGGAAGAATTAGAGTTCATGGCAGCCAAGCCTAATGTTCAACCAGAATGTGTTGTTGGAACAGAGAACAAGTCGAGCCCAGAAACCAAATCAAGCAAAGAAGAAAGTGACTCAG aCGAGTGCAAGATATGCATGGAGGATGGGAAAATTGCAGAAACTGTATTTGTTCCATGTGGACATCTGATAGCATGTATGAAATGTGCGTCAAATCTTGCTGGTAATAAATGTCCTATGTGTAGGAAGCAAATCAGCAAAGCcataaaagttttcaaatgtTGA
- the LOC128167015 gene encoding cyclin-dependent kinase 1-like, which yields MEDYIKIEKIGEGTYGVVYKGRNKKSGRLVALKKIRLESEEEGVPSTAIREISLLKELQHPNIVCLEDVLMQENKLYLVFEFLSMDLKRYMDTIPNGQFMDKMLVKSYLYQIMQSILFCHQRRVLHRDLKPQNLLIDNKGVIKLADFGLARAFGIPVRVYTHEVVTLWYRAPEILLGSQRYSTPVDIWSVGCIFAEMMTKRPLFHGDSEIDQLFRIFRTLTTPTDETWPGVTSLPDYKPTFPNWKTNQLASAVQRLDNTGLDLLQQMLIYDPANRISAKKALNHIYFANLDKSALPASTITS from the exons ATGGAAGACTACATAAAGATTGAGAAAATTGGGGAGG GAACATATGGTGTGGTTTACAAAGGAAGAAACAAGAAATCTGGTCGGTTGGTTGCCCTGAAAAAGATTCGTTTGGAGTCCGAAGAGGAAGGGGTTCCTTCCACTGCAATCAGAGAAATCTCTCTGTTAAAGGAGCTACAGCACCCAAATATTGTATG TCTGGAAGATGTGTTGATGCAGGAAAACAAGCTGTATCTGGTGTTTGAGTTTTTGTCCATGGATTTGAAGCGTTATATGGACACCATTCCTAATGGACAGTTTATGGACAAAATGCTTGTCAAG AGCTACCTGTACCAGATCATGCAGTCCATCCTGTTCTGTCACCAGAGGAGGGTCCTCCATCGGGATCTAAAGCCACAGAATCTGTTGATCGACAACAAAGGAGTCATCAAACTGGCAGACTTTGGATTGGCCAGGGCTTTTGGAATTCCTGTCAGAGTCTATACTCATGAg GTTGTGACGCTATGGTACAGAGCCCCTGAAATTCTGCTGGGGAGTCAGAGATACTCCACCCCAGTAGATATTTGGAGCGTGGGGTGTATATTTGCCGAAATGATGACAAAACGACCATTGTTTCATGGAGACTCAGAAATTGATCAGCTATTTAGAATATTCAG GACATTGACAACGCCCACAGATGAAACCTGGCCAGGAGTGACCTCATTACCCGACTATAAACCCACCTTCCCCAACTGGAAAACAAACCAGCTTGCTAGTGCTGTCCAGAGGTTGGACAACACAGGGCTGGATCTCCTACAG CAAATGTTGATATATGATCCAGCAAACAGGATATCTGCCAAAAAGGCACTGAATCATATTTACTTTGCAAACCTCGACAAGTCAGCCCTACCGGCCTCCACCATCACGAGTTAG
- the LOC128167016 gene encoding uncharacterized protein LOC128167016 isoform X1, with translation MATNAQNRATLFECDTCHRLFRDMEEFANHACDDPGSGGYDVQTLQLEDESLDLEGEDGRPIEIAPDSSVLWTRPATLLLISQYRENEELVTSGKLRKKALWNKIAKVLREKGNCNFSAVQVEGRWKTLMRGLKNVKDHNKKSGAERRNHPYEEELEFMAAKPNVQPECVVGTENKSSPETKSSKEESDSGRPDTPTTSTKRKCVSPEKLNQSSKRRRTNDVLDSFEQIMKNESQRFEEQVERRHREKMEMFGNFLEILKSSQTK, from the exons ATGGCGACTAATGCGCAAAACAGAGCCACGCTCTTTGAATGTGATACATGTCACCGCCTTTTCCGAGACATGGAGGAGTTTGCAAACCATGCATGTGATGATCCCG GTAGTGGTGGATATGATGTTCAGACGCTTCAGCTGGAGGATGAAAGCCTAGATCTGGAAGGAGAAGATGGGAGGCCCATTGAGATTGCCCCAGACTCGTCAGTTCTTTGGACTAGACCTGCAACACTTCTATTAATCAGCCAATATAGGGAGAATGAGGAGTTGGTTACAAGTGGGAAGTTAAGAAAGAAAGCCTTATGGAACAAAATTGCCAAAGTACTAAGAGAAAAGGGAAACTGTAACTTTAGTGCAGTGCAGGTGGAAGGGAGGTGGAAGACTTTGATGAGAGGTTTGAAGAATGTTAAAGATCACAACAAAAAAAGTGGGGCAGAAAGAAGAAATCACCCTTATGAGGAAGAATTAGAGTTCATGGCAGCCAAGCCTAATGTTCAACCAGAATGTGTTGTTGGAACAGAGAACAAGTCGAGCCCAGAAACCAAATCAAGCAAAGAAGAAAGTGACTCAGGTAGGCCTGACACTCCTACAACTTCTACTAAGAGAAAATGCGTGTCTCCTGAAAAGTTAAATCAAAGTTCAAAAAGACGCCGCACAAATGATGTTCTAGATAGCTTTGAACAAATCATGAAGAATGAAAGTCAGCGCTTTGAAGAACAAGTGGAAAGGAGACACCGTGAAAAGATGGAAATGTTCGgaaattttttggaaattctaaaatcaagccaaacaaaatag